One window from the genome of Methylophaga thalassica encodes:
- a CDS encoding glycine cleavage system protein R codes for MNKVLISVLGSDQPGIMAVIADVINQRNGNIENLSQTLLNSVFGALLLVDVPHEEVAEELQTALENACNNMGLFIRVHPWNEKASDWYQNKPEVQPYIVTVIGPDRQGIVAEVAGQLFKHGVNITNMQAIFKGGKNPMDNLMVFEIDVPKATIMNDLRDALAEISQRLDLEVSVQHRKIFDSVSNILN; via the coding sequence ATGAATAAAGTATTAATTTCTGTTCTGGGAAGTGATCAACCCGGAATTATGGCCGTTATTGCAGATGTGATTAATCAGCGCAATGGCAATATTGAGAATTTGAGTCAAACGCTGCTCAACTCTGTTTTTGGTGCGTTATTACTTGTTGATGTTCCGCATGAGGAAGTGGCTGAAGAACTTCAAACAGCATTAGAAAACGCCTGTAACAACATGGGGCTATTCATCCGTGTACACCCATGGAATGAAAAAGCATCAGACTGGTATCAAAATAAACCTGAGGTTCAACCCTATATTGTCACGGTTATTGGGCCAGATCGTCAGGGCATTGTGGCTGAAGTGGCTGGACAACTGTTTAAACACGGTGTGAATATCACCAATATGCAAGCTATTTTCAAGGGTGGTAAAAACCCCATGGATAATTTAATGGTATTTGAAATTGATGTACCTAAAGCCACGATCATGAATGATTTACGTGATGCGCTTGCAGAAATCTCACAACGACTGGATCTGGAAGTCAGTGTGCAACATCGTAAAATTTTTGATTCCGTGAGCAATATACTTAATTAA
- a CDS encoding DUF4112 domain-containing protein, with protein MSNRTRFIHRLSWFLDESITLPGGYKIGADGFLGLIPGFGDFIGGLLSSVIIYQAHQLGAPKMILLKMAINMLIDTTLGAIPVIGDVFDFVWKANRRNVALLSEYEQQPRQVYRKTLLENIAIILILITMIGLAVAFVGWIISLIWTALFQS; from the coding sequence ATGAGTAATCGAACACGGTTTATACACCGACTTAGTTGGTTTTTAGATGAATCGATCACCTTACCCGGTGGCTATAAAATCGGCGCTGACGGATTTCTAGGTCTTATTCCTGGCTTTGGTGACTTTATTGGTGGCCTGCTTTCCAGTGTGATTATTTATCAGGCTCATCAGCTAGGTGCACCAAAAATGATTCTGTTAAAAATGGCTATCAATATGTTAATTGATACCACACTTGGTGCTATTCCGGTCATTGGTGATGTCTTTGATTTTGTCTGGAAAGCTAACCGGAGAAATGTCGCTCTACTCAGCGAGTATGAGCAACAACCCCGGCAGGTATATCGTAAAACACTGCTGGAAAATATCGCTATTATTCTTATCTTAATCACCATGATTGGCCTGGCGGTAGCCTTTGTCGGCTGGATTATCAGCTTAATCTGGACGGCATTGTTTCAATCATAG
- a CDS encoding PFL family protein — protein MINPKDIISTLQMVREENLDLRTVTVGISLADCVSDDINTFKRKIYDKITRIAGNLVSTCNRIERRYGIEVANKRISISPIGVVAAPFNSDQMVEIALTLDKAASELGIDFIGGFTALVEKGMTHGDRALINAIPQALTESQRVCSSVNVASTRAGINMDAIKDMGVIIKQAAEMTAKDDGLAAAKLVVFANIPQDVPFMAGAYLGIGEADAVVSVGVSGPGVVKAALERALEEEDGMDLSRAADVIKQTAARLTRAGELVGREVAQLLGLPFGIVDLSLAPTPNKNDSVGEIFEAIGLPAIGAPGSTAFLSMLNDAVKKGGAFASSHVGGLSGAFIPVCEDLTIADSAVNGTLSLEKLEAMTAVCSVGLDMVAIPGDTSAEMISAIIADEMAIGVINKKTTAARLIPAPGKKAGDHVVYGGLLGEGPVMAVNMGSHENRFVRLGGRIPSPIQSLVN, from the coding sequence ATGATTAATCCCAAAGACATTATTTCTACCTTACAAATGGTACGTGAAGAAAATCTGGATTTACGTACTGTGACCGTAGGGATCAGTCTTGCTGATTGTGTCAGTGACGACATTAATACTTTTAAACGCAAAATCTACGACAAAATCACCCGTATCGCCGGCAATCTTGTCAGTACCTGTAACCGTATTGAAAGACGCTACGGCATCGAAGTGGCTAATAAACGCATTTCTATTAGCCCCATCGGAGTAGTGGCTGCCCCCTTTAACTCTGATCAAATGGTGGAAATTGCGCTCACGCTTGATAAAGCTGCCTCAGAATTAGGTATCGACTTTATCGGTGGCTTCACCGCTCTAGTGGAAAAAGGTATGACACATGGTGATAGAGCACTCATCAATGCTATTCCACAAGCATTAACTGAGAGTCAGCGCGTCTGCTCTTCAGTCAATGTCGCCAGCACCCGTGCCGGTATCAATATGGATGCCATCAAAGATATGGGCGTCATCATCAAACAAGCCGCTGAGATGACAGCAAAAGACGATGGCCTGGCAGCAGCAAAACTGGTTGTGTTTGCCAATATCCCGCAAGACGTGCCATTCATGGCCGGTGCTTATCTTGGCATTGGTGAAGCTGATGCCGTTGTCAGTGTCGGTGTTAGTGGCCCAGGTGTGGTCAAAGCGGCCCTGGAACGTGCTCTTGAAGAAGAAGACGGCATGGACTTAAGTCGTGCCGCAGATGTGATTAAACAGACAGCAGCGCGCCTTACAAGAGCGGGCGAATTAGTTGGCCGTGAAGTCGCTCAATTATTAGGGTTACCCTTTGGTATTGTTGATCTTTCACTCGCCCCTACGCCGAATAAAAACGATAGCGTCGGTGAAATTTTTGAGGCTATCGGTTTACCTGCGATAGGCGCACCTGGTAGTACGGCCTTTTTATCAATGTTGAATGATGCGGTTAAAAAAGGTGGTGCGTTTGCCAGTTCACACGTCGGCGGACTCAGTGGCGCCTTTATTCCGGTTTGTGAAGATTTGACGATTGCTGATTCCGCAGTGAATGGCACATTATCACTGGAAAAACTGGAAGCCATGACAGCCGTATGTTCTGTTGGCTTGGATATGGTCGCTATACCTGGTGACACCTCTGCAGAGATGATTTCAGCCATTATTGCAGATGAAATGGCCATTGGTGTTATCAACAAAAAAACCACGGCAGCACGTCTGATTCCTGCGCCAGGCAAGAAAGCCGGTGATCATGTTGTCTATGGTGGTTTATTAGGTGAAGGCCCGGTCATGGCTGTTAACATGGGTAGTCATGAGAACCGCTTTGTTCGACTCGGTGGACGTATTCCATCTCCAATACAAAGTCTAGTTAACTAA
- a CDS encoding YqaE/Pmp3 family membrane protein, producing MDLIRILIAILLPPLGVFLQVGFGGAFWLNILLTILGYIPGIVHAVWIIAKR from the coding sequence ATGGACTTAATACGAATTCTGATTGCTATTTTGTTACCACCGCTTGGCGTATTCTTACAAGTCGGCTTCGGTGGTGCTTTCTGGCTAAATATCCTGCTAACTATTCTCGGCTATATTCCAGGTATTGTTCACGCAGTATGGATCATTGCCAAGCGTTAA
- the fusA gene encoding elongation factor G translates to MASDLSKYRNIGIFAHVDAGKTTTTERILKLTGKIHKTGEVHEGESTMDFMDQEAERGITIQSAATTCAWKGYRLNVIDTPGHVDFTIEVYRSLKVLDGGIGVFCGSGGVEPQSETNWRYANESEVSRLIYVNKLDRMGADFYRVVKQVEDVLAATPLVMVLPIGIEDEFKGVVDLLTRKAWYWPDEKDPENYSIEEPPAEMADQIEEWREKLIETAVEQDDDLMEKYLEGEEPSIDELKKCIRKGTLELAFFPTYCGSSFKNKGLQLVLDAVVDYLPDPTEVDPQPEVDLEGNETGKVATVDINGPLRALAFKIMDDRFGALTFVRLYSGEIRKGDTILNTFTGKTERVGRMVEMHANDRNELDYAHAGDIIAIVGMKDVQTGHTLCDPKNAATLEPMVFPDPVISIAIAPKDKGAAEKLGIALGKMIKEDPSFRVETDEDSGETIMKGMGELHLDIKVDILKRTHGVDVIVGEPQVAYRETITQRVEDSYTHKKQSGGSGQFGRIDYIIEPGEPGSGFAFESTVTGGTVPREFWPAVEGGFKKMMGRGVLAGFPLLDVKVNLFDGSFHAVDSSAIAFELAAMGGFRQSIPKAGPQLLEPIMKVDVFTPEDNVGDVIGDLNRRRGMIKSQDAGATGVRIKAEVPLSEMFGYIGSLRTMTSGRGQFSMEFLHYMPCPRNVADEVIKETKEREAAKK, encoded by the coding sequence ATGGCTTCTGATTTATCCAAGTACAGAAATATAGGTATCTTCGCCCACGTTGATGCGGGTAAAACCACAACAACTGAGCGTATCCTGAAACTGACCGGTAAAATTCATAAAACTGGTGAGGTTCACGAAGGTGAATCAACTATGGACTTCATGGATCAGGAAGCTGAACGTGGTATTACCATTCAGTCTGCTGCTACCACGTGTGCATGGAAAGGTTACCGTTTAAATGTTATCGATACACCGGGACACGTTGACTTCACTATCGAAGTATATCGTTCATTAAAAGTACTTGACGGTGGTATTGGTGTTTTCTGTGGTAGTGGTGGTGTTGAGCCTCAATCAGAAACTAACTGGCGTTATGCTAACGAATCAGAAGTATCTCGTCTGATATACGTTAACAAACTTGACCGTATGGGTGCAGACTTCTACCGCGTTGTTAAGCAAGTTGAAGATGTTCTTGCTGCCACACCTTTAGTTATGGTTCTGCCAATCGGTATCGAAGATGAGTTCAAAGGTGTTGTTGACCTGTTAACGCGTAAAGCATGGTACTGGCCTGACGAAAAAGATCCTGAAAACTACAGCATTGAAGAGCCACCTGCAGAGATGGCTGACCAGATCGAAGAATGGCGTGAAAAACTTATCGAAACTGCGGTTGAGCAGGACGATGATTTGATGGAAAAATATCTGGAAGGTGAAGAGCCTTCTATTGATGAACTGAAAAAATGTATCCGTAAAGGTACATTAGAATTAGCGTTCTTCCCAACTTACTGCGGTAGCTCGTTCAAAAACAAAGGTCTTCAATTAGTACTAGATGCTGTTGTTGATTACCTGCCTGATCCAACAGAAGTGGATCCACAACCAGAAGTCGATTTAGAAGGTAACGAAACAGGTAAAGTGGCGACTGTTGATATCAATGGTCCACTACGTGCATTGGCATTCAAAATTATGGATGACCGTTTTGGTGCACTGACCTTCGTTCGACTCTACTCTGGTGAAATTCGCAAAGGTGACACCATTCTGAATACCTTCACAGGTAAAACAGAACGCGTTGGTCGTATGGTGGAAATGCATGCGAACGACCGTAACGAGCTTGATTACGCTCACGCGGGTGACATCATCGCTATTGTAGGTATGAAAGATGTTCAAACAGGTCACACATTATGTGATCCGAAGAACGCAGCAACACTTGAACCAATGGTCTTCCCTGATCCTGTTATCTCAATCGCTATTGCACCTAAAGATAAAGGTGCGGCAGAGAAATTAGGTATCGCTCTGGGTAAAATGATTAAAGAAGATCCTTCATTCCGTGTTGAAACCGATGAAGACAGTGGCGAAACCATCATGAAAGGTATGGGTGAGCTGCATTTGGATATCAAAGTAGATATCCTGAAGCGTACTCATGGTGTGGACGTTATCGTTGGTGAACCGCAAGTGGCTTACCGTGAAACTATCACGCAACGTGTGGAAGACAGCTACACGCACAAGAAACAATCAGGTGGTTCTGGTCAGTTCGGTCGCATTGATTACATCATTGAACCAGGTGAACCAGGTAGCGGTTTTGCTTTTGAATCTACAGTAACTGGTGGTACAGTTCCTCGTGAATTCTGGCCTGCTGTTGAGGGTGGCTTCAAGAAAATGATGGGTAGAGGTGTATTAGCCGGCTTCCCATTACTGGACGTTAAAGTGAATTTATTTGATGGTTCATTCCACGCCGTTGACTCATCTGCCATCGCGTTTGAATTAGCCGCAATGGGTGGTTTCCGTCAGTCTATTCCTAAAGCGGGTCCTCAGTTACTTGAGCCGATCATGAAAGTTGACGTGTTTACACCAGAAGATAATGTCGGTGACGTTATTGGTGACTTAAACCGTCGCCGCGGTATGATCAAGTCTCAGGATGCGGGTGCAACTGGTGTCCGTATTAAAGCTGAAGTGCCACTGAGTGAAATGTTTGGTTACATCGGTTCACTACGTACAATGACATCGGGTCGTGGTCAGTTCTCTATGGAGTTCTTACACTACATGCCATGTCCACGTAATGTAGCTGACGAAGTTATCAAAGAAACAAAAGAGCGTGAAGCTGCTAAGAAATAA
- a CDS encoding DUF2818 family protein encodes MSIWLMLGLFFILANLPWIGERVFFVYALEQKSNWIRLLELVVYFFISLLIGIAFEIRFSGDVYSQGWEFFVTVLSLFLVLSVPGVVYRYQWVPMQHRFK; translated from the coding sequence ATGTCTATTTGGCTTATGTTAGGGCTGTTTTTTATATTGGCAAATCTACCGTGGATAGGCGAACGTGTATTTTTTGTTTATGCACTGGAACAAAAATCCAACTGGATACGGTTACTTGAATTAGTCGTGTATTTTTTTATCAGCCTGCTTATCGGTATTGCTTTTGAAATCCGCTTTTCCGGAGATGTTTACTCACAAGGTTGGGAATTTTTTGTGACAGTGTTGAGTTTGTTTTTGGTGCTGTCGGTACCAGGGGTTGTATATCGTTATCAATGGGTACCGATGCAACACAGGTTTAAATAG